The segment AAAAAGAATTGATTGGACTCATAATCGTTAATAGACGTTGTTGGGATATCCAATAAATCTGTAGAATTTACTGTATTTGCTCCAGCAGAAATGACATGTCTACTGGTTATTTGATAATTGATTTTAGCAGCTTGAGTAACGGTCACAAAAGAAGAGTCTCTTTTAAAAATATTTAGATTGAAATCGACGCCCACAGGAGACTTAAATAAATAAGGAGCATTTAGTTTCAAATCAAAAGTCTGCTGATCATTCTCATCACTTTTGTACAACAGTTTTAAGGATTCACCGTAGTTTAAATTATTGGTTAGGTTAAGATCGAGATAGCCATCAAATTCAATTTTATTTGTGGCTTCATTTGTGCCAAAACCAAGAAAGCCGTCAAAGGTATTGCTTCGAGCTTTTTCTATATACATATATAGTATGGTAGAATCTTGCGTAAACAACACTTCAGGGTCTTTAATTTGATTGGCGAAAATCAAATCATTGAGGTCGGCAGTTTTGGCTTTAATTTTATCTAGACTGAATGCTTGGCCAGTTTTTATTTTAAGATAACGTTTGATAAATGACTTTGGAAATTTCTCGTAGCCTTTTATGATCAGCTTATCAATGGTGCGTGGTTTTAATTTTGAAATCGACAAAGACCCTGATAATTTTTTTCCATTAATCTTTTTAATATTTGTAAGTACCAAAGTATTAAAAGGGTTGCCTCGATTGGCAATTTCTGAATTGATTCCTTGTAACGTATTTTCTACATGAGCCATGGGGATAATTAATTGATTGTCTTTTTCTAAGAACCCAGTCAGTTTTAATATAGATAAATCAACCAGTCCATGGGCATCAATAGTAATGGTCTCATAGCGTGTTTTTAAACTAAAATCTGCTTGGTATAAGGAATCGTTTTTTTTTCTGAGAGCGATGAGCTGGTTTTCAATATACCCTAATTTTGATAGGGCCTTTTTAAAGTTATTGACTTCCGTTTCTAAAGCTGTGTAATTATCGAAGGCAGTTGTGTAGCCTAAAGAGTCAATTGTTTTAGTTTCTTTCTCAGTTACCCCACTAATGGAGAGGTAGAGATTTTGTGCATTCATAAACGGAGCGCACA is part of the Formosa sp. Hel1_31_208 genome and harbors:
- a CDS encoding POTRA domain-containing protein gives rise to the protein MNAQNLYLSISGVTEKETKTIDSLGYTTAFDNYTALETEVNNFKKALSKLGYIENQLIALRKKNDSLYQADFSLKTRYETITIDAHGLVDLSILKLTGFLEKDNQLIIPMAHVENTLQGINSEIANRGNPFNTLVLTNIKKINGKKLSGSLSISKLKPRTIDKLIIKGYEKFPKSFIKRYLKIKTGQAFSLDKIKAKTADLNDLIFANQIKDPEVLFTQDSTILYMYIEKARSNTFDGFLGFGTNEATNKIEFDGYLDLNLTNNLNYGESLKLLYKSDENDQQTFDLKLNAPYLFKSPVGVDFNLNIFKRDSSFVTVTQAAKINYQITSRHVISAGANTVNSTDLLDIPTTSINDYESNQFFLNYTYTKRQNYDFLFPVNFLFDITSGFGNRSYAAIDENQSNFFITTFKIFNLNEKNSIYGRINANYLVSDTYLENELPRFGGINSIRGFEENSLIANLYGVLNTEYRYKLNNSIYVHTVIDAAYFENQVADQKGKLFGFGFGFGLLTKAGLFRFNYTSGKTENQKFRLSDSKIHLSLTTRF